In the genome of Montipora foliosa isolate CH-2021 chromosome 3, ASM3666993v2, whole genome shotgun sequence, one region contains:
- the LOC137995131 gene encoding galanin receptor type 2-like yields MAIFGNTLTIVMFVVERQLLKKSYNVLIMFLAISDLLTAVNILINPFYVLGDAFPYPQNPILGEIFCRFIYNRMLVYQLIVFSVYITLVLTAERWFAVVRPHQYNHAFSRKKVLGYITLSWAWSFLLTLKRVIEYSFNPFVNETCFRKDSVLSTVNTAWYATQVVLKMVIPCVAMVGLYIHMTLKTIHSPTACAESKAKLKARLTRMVIVASCTLIALYLPNQIVFLLIFMGKTELDKPLHTLTSFLTFMTTCVNPFIYGLTNKNYQQCYWRILSAICRRLTRTNRARVKDLEAAEGLRLRRVNSHSEESPQNNE; encoded by the coding sequence ATGGCGATTTTTGGAAACACTTTGACCATTGTGATGTTCGTGGTGGAGAGGCAGTTGCTAAAGAAGTCATACAACGTGTTAATAATGTTTCTGGCGATATCTGATCTGCTGACAGCGGTCAACATCCTCATAAATCCATTTTATGTCCTTGGAGATGCATTTCCTTATCCACAGAATCCTATCCTAGGAGAAATCTTCTGCCGCTTCATATACAACCGAATGCTCGTATATCAACTCATAGTTTTCTCAGTTTACATAACTTTGGTGTTGACGGCAGAGCGATGGTTTGCAGTTGTAAGACCTCACCAATACAACCACGCATTCAGCCGTAAAAAGGTCCTTGGCTATATTACACTGTCCTGGGCGTGGTCGTTTCTTCTCACGCTTAAACGAGTGATAGAATACTCCTTTAATCCATTTGTGAATGAAACCTGCTTCAGAAAAGATTCAGTGTTATCCACTGTTAATACTGCCTGGTACGCTACTCAGGTGGTCTTAAAGATGGTCATCCCATGCGTTGCCATGGTTGGCTTGTATATCCACATGACTTTAAAGACTATCCATTCTCCGACTGCGTGTGCGGAGAGCAAAGCTAAACTGAAGGCAAGGTTGACTCGAATGGTAATAGTTGCCAGTTGTACTTTGATCGCCTTGTACCTTCCCAACCAAATCGTCTTTCTCTTAATCTTCATGGGAAAAACGGAACTTGATAAACCTTTACATACCCTCACGTCATTTCTGACTTTTATGACCACTTGTGTCAATCCATTTATTTACGGactaaccaataaaaattatcaACAATGCTATTGGCGCATCTTGTCCGCCATTTGCCGTCGCCTAACGAGAACAAACCGCGCGAGGGTGAAAGATTTAGAGGCGGCAGAAGGCTTAAGACTCCGTCGAGTTAACTCTCATTCAGAAGAATCGCCTCAAAATAATGAGTAA